The Caulobacter sp. FWC26 genome contains a region encoding:
- the holA gene encoding DNA polymerase III subunit delta produces the protein MILSKRPDVERFLREPTPDIRAVVIYGKDRGVVRDRANALARRVVERPDDPFDTAQLTDGDLDADPAKLEDELSAMSLMGGRRLVRLRLSGDKAGPDKQAAEALTRHVEGQLNPDAFFLVEAGALGRDSQLRKVGEKASGCAVIPCYEDEAGDLARLTRDTLASDKVSLNSEALELFVSRLPKERGVARAEIERLALYLGPGSGINATAADLTDFLGVEPEASLSDAAADAFGGKVGAAQQALRRAAAEGEGGPAAVRAMGYYLGRLRRVLTLHKNGVDLQAAAKAAGVFWKQEREFLRQARAWNLEAILEIQGEILIADRACKTSGSPDQLIAERLALMIAGRARRLGL, from the coding sequence ATGATCCTGTCCAAGCGTCCGGACGTCGAACGCTTCCTCAGGGAGCCGACCCCGGACATCCGGGCCGTGGTGATTTACGGCAAGGATCGGGGCGTGGTGCGGGACCGGGCGAACGCCCTGGCGCGGCGCGTGGTCGAGCGCCCGGACGATCCCTTCGACACCGCTCAGCTGACTGACGGCGATCTCGACGCCGATCCCGCCAAGCTGGAGGACGAACTCTCGGCCATGTCGCTGATGGGCGGTCGTCGCTTGGTGCGTCTGCGACTCTCCGGCGACAAAGCCGGTCCGGACAAGCAGGCCGCCGAGGCGCTGACCCGACACGTCGAAGGCCAACTGAACCCCGACGCTTTTTTCCTGGTCGAGGCCGGCGCTCTGGGGCGGGACTCCCAGCTCCGCAAGGTCGGCGAAAAGGCCAGCGGCTGCGCCGTCATCCCCTGCTATGAGGATGAAGCCGGCGACCTGGCGCGCCTGACCCGAGACACCCTGGCCAGCGACAAGGTGAGTCTCAACAGCGAAGCCTTGGAGCTTTTCGTTTCCCGCCTGCCCAAGGAGCGAGGTGTCGCCCGCGCCGAAATTGAGCGCTTGGCGCTATATCTTGGCCCCGGCAGCGGTATCAACGCCACCGCCGCCGATCTGACCGACTTCCTCGGCGTCGAACCGGAAGCCTCGCTCAGCGACGCCGCCGCTGATGCGTTCGGGGGCAAGGTGGGCGCGGCGCAGCAGGCCCTGCGGCGTGCTGCGGCCGAGGGTGAAGGCGGTCCGGCGGCCGTGCGGGCCATGGGCTACTATCTGGGTCGCCTGCGTCGCGTTCTGACCCTGCACAAGAACGGCGTCGATCTGCAGGCTGCGGCCAAGGCCGCCGGTGTCTTCTGGAAACAGGAGCGCGAATTCCTGCGTCAGGCGCGCGCCTGGAACCTGGAGGCCATCCTGGAGATTCAGGGCGAAATCCTGATCGCGGATCGGGCCTGCAAGACGTCAGGCTCGCCCGACCAACTGATCGCCGAACGCCTGGCCCTGATGATCGCCGGGCGCGCGCGACGATTGGGGCTGTAG
- the leuS gene encoding leucine--tRNA ligase, producing the protein MARYNPKDTEPKWREAWAKADVFKTGDIKDGRPKYYVLEMFPYPSGRIHMGHVRNYAMGDVVARYKRAQGFNVLHPMGWDAFGMPAENAAMERGVHPKGWTYDNIAAMREQLKSLGISVDWSREFATCDPEYYGKQQAWFLRLLKRGLVYRKEASVNWDPVDMTVLANEQVIDGKGWRSGATVEKRKLTQWFLRITDYADALIDGLKTLDRWPDKVRLMQENWIGRSKGLRFKFQFDGEAPDGMAEGLEVYTTRPDTLFGASFVGIAPEHPLAEQLAVENPQIQQFIADCRKGGTSEAEIESAEKLGYDTGLRVKHPLDPSITLPVWIANFILMDYGTGAIFACPAHDQRDLDFARKYDLPVKPVVLPNGEDPATFTVGKEAYVGPGKIFNSKFLDGMDVETAKAEAVSRIEATGQGQGATVYRLRDWGVSRQRYWGCPIPVIHCQACGVVPVPEDQLPVALPEDVTFDKPGNPLLRHPTWRHTACPSCGGAAERETDTLDTFIDSSWYFARFADTGAAEPVGKEAADHWLPVDQYIGGVEHAILHLLYARFITRALKDEGLLSVEEPFAGLFTQGMVTHEAYKNEAGEWVEPSDVVIKVEGNSRSATHAKTGAPIIIGDIEKMSKSKKNVVAPEDIFEAYGVDSARLFVMSDSPPERDVQWTNAGVEGSWRFTHRLWNEFDSQPAGDFAHDASDEAALALRKAAHKLIGFVTDSIEGFRFNSGVARLYEFLNALKAAPVEGASEAVLAARAEALNILARLVAPFTPHLAEEAWAKIGGEGMVVNAPWPKADPALAADDERVLPIQINGKRRGEIKVKAGAPEDEVTKIALADPNVMAHLEGLTVRKVIVVKDRIVNIVAN; encoded by the coding sequence ATGGCCCGCTACAATCCCAAAGACACCGAACCCAAGTGGCGCGAAGCCTGGGCGAAGGCCGACGTCTTTAAGACCGGCGACATCAAGGACGGCCGTCCGAAATACTACGTGCTCGAGATGTTCCCGTACCCGTCGGGCCGCATCCATATGGGCCACGTGCGCAACTACGCCATGGGCGACGTCGTGGCCCGCTACAAGCGCGCCCAGGGCTTCAACGTGCTGCACCCGATGGGCTGGGACGCCTTCGGCATGCCGGCTGAGAACGCGGCCATGGAACGTGGCGTCCACCCCAAGGGCTGGACTTACGACAACATCGCCGCCATGCGCGAGCAGCTGAAATCGCTGGGCATCTCGGTCGACTGGTCGCGCGAGTTCGCCACCTGCGACCCGGAATACTACGGCAAGCAGCAGGCCTGGTTCCTGCGCCTGCTGAAGCGCGGCCTGGTCTATCGCAAGGAGGCCTCGGTCAACTGGGACCCGGTCGACATGACAGTGCTGGCCAACGAGCAGGTCATCGACGGCAAGGGCTGGCGCTCGGGCGCGACGGTCGAAAAGCGCAAGCTGACCCAGTGGTTCCTGCGGATTACAGACTACGCCGACGCCCTGATCGACGGCCTGAAGACTCTGGACCGCTGGCCCGACAAGGTTCGTCTGATGCAGGAGAACTGGATCGGTCGCTCCAAGGGCCTGCGCTTCAAGTTCCAGTTCGACGGCGAGGCGCCCGACGGCATGGCCGAAGGGCTGGAGGTCTACACCACCCGTCCCGACACCCTGTTCGGCGCCAGCTTCGTCGGCATCGCGCCCGAGCACCCGCTGGCCGAGCAGCTGGCGGTCGAGAACCCGCAGATCCAGCAGTTCATCGCCGACTGCCGAAAGGGCGGGACCTCGGAAGCCGAGATCGAGAGCGCCGAGAAGCTGGGCTACGACACCGGCCTGCGGGTCAAGCACCCCTTGGACCCATCGATCACCCTGCCCGTCTGGATCGCCAACTTCATCCTGATGGACTACGGCACCGGCGCGATCTTCGCCTGCCCCGCCCACGACCAGCGCGATCTGGACTTCGCCCGCAAGTACGACCTGCCGGTCAAGCCGGTGGTGCTGCCCAACGGCGAGGACCCCGCGACGTTTACGGTCGGCAAGGAGGCCTATGTCGGCCCCGGCAAGATCTTCAATTCGAAGTTCCTGGACGGGATGGACGTCGAGACCGCCAAGGCCGAGGCCGTGTCGCGGATCGAGGCCACCGGCCAGGGCCAGGGCGCGACCGTCTACCGCCTGCGTGACTGGGGGGTCTCGCGCCAGCGCTACTGGGGTTGCCCGATCCCCGTGATCCACTGCCAGGCCTGCGGCGTCGTACCTGTGCCGGAAGATCAGCTGCCGGTGGCCCTGCCTGAGGACGTCACCTTCGACAAGCCGGGCAACCCGCTGCTGCGTCATCCGACCTGGCGCCACACGGCCTGCCCATCGTGCGGCGGTGCGGCTGAGCGTGAAACCGACACTCTGGACACCTTCATCGATTCTAGCTGGTACTTCGCCCGCTTCGCCGACACGGGAGCCGCCGAACCTGTCGGCAAGGAAGCCGCCGATCATTGGCTGCCCGTCGATCAGTATATCGGCGGTGTCGAGCATGCGATCCTGCACCTGCTGTACGCCCGCTTCATAACCCGAGCCCTGAAGGACGAAGGTCTGCTGTCGGTTGAGGAACCGTTCGCGGGTCTGTTCACCCAGGGCATGGTGACCCACGAGGCCTACAAGAACGAGGCCGGCGAGTGGGTCGAACCCTCCGACGTGGTCATCAAGGTCGAGGGCAACAGCCGTTCGGCCACACACGCCAAGACCGGCGCGCCGATCATCATCGGCGACATCGAAAAGATGTCGAAGTCCAAGAAGAACGTCGTCGCCCCCGAGGATATCTTCGAGGCCTACGGCGTCGACAGCGCGCGCCTGTTCGTGATGTCCGACAGCCCGCCCGAGCGGGACGTCCAATGGACCAACGCCGGCGTCGAAGGCTCCTGGCGCTTCACGCACCGTCTGTGGAACGAGTTCGACAGCCAGCCGGCAGGCGACTTCGCCCATGACGCCAGCGACGAGGCCGCCTTGGCCCTGCGCAAGGCGGCCCACAAGCTGATCGGATTTGTCACCGACAGCATCGAGGGCTTCCGCTTCAACAGCGGCGTGGCGCGTCTGTACGAGTTCCTGAACGCCCTCAAGGCCGCCCCGGTGGAAGGCGCATCGGAAGCTGTTCTGGCCGCCCGCGCGGAAGCCCTGAACATCCTGGCCCGCCTGGTGGCGCCGTTCACGCCGCACCTGGCCGAGGAAGCCTGGGCCAAGATCGGCGGCGAAGGCATGGTCGTGAACGCGCCCTGGCCCAAGGCCGATCCGGCCCTGGCCGCGGATGACGAGCGCGTCCTGCCCATCCAGATCAACGGCAAGCGTCGCGGCGAGATCAAGGTCAAAGCCGGCGCTCCGGAGGACGAAGTGACCAAAATCGCTCTGGCGGATCCGAACGTCATGGCCCACCTTGAGGGCCTCACGGTCCGCAAGGTGATCGTGGTGAAAGACCGTATCGTCAATATCGTGGCCAATTGA
- the lptE gene encoding LPS assembly lipoprotein LptE, with the protein MKRTLAAAALAFSTMALSACAGFTPLYGRPGVEGGLSSIETVAAEGRGGYLLREQLDDALAHRPGSTAAYKLYFSVNEQRFARGVRLDNVANRYELRMSVDWRLLDAKTGGEVHKGRTDVSVTYDSADQPYAAIAAQQDGQERAAAEAARKIQLDLATWLAGKKPA; encoded by the coding sequence ATGAAGCGCACTCTGGCGGCGGCCGCTCTGGCCTTTTCGACGATGGCTCTGTCGGCCTGCGCCGGCTTCACGCCTCTCTACGGCCGTCCGGGCGTCGAGGGCGGGCTTTCCAGCATCGAAACGGTCGCAGCAGAGGGTCGTGGCGGCTATCTGCTACGCGAGCAGCTCGACGACGCCCTGGCGCACCGTCCAGGCTCCACGGCCGCCTACAAGCTCTACTTCTCGGTCAATGAGCAGCGCTTCGCCCGCGGCGTCCGCCTGGACAATGTCGCCAACCGCTACGAGTTGCGCATGAGTGTCGACTGGCGGCTCCTGGACGCCAAGACCGGCGGCGAGGTCCACAAGGGCCGCACGGACGTCTCGGTGACCTACGACTCGGCCGACCAGCCCTATGCCGCCATCGCCGCCCAGCAGGACGGCCAGGAGCGCGCCGCCGCCGAGGCCGCACGCAAGATACAGCTGGATCTCGCCACCTGGCTGGCGGGAAAGAAGCCGGCCTAA